The Streptomyces sp. NBC_00440 genome contains a region encoding:
- the recA gene encoding recombinase RecA → MAAGNDREKALDAALAQIERQFGKGAVMRLGERPNEPIEVIPTGSTALDVALGVGGLPRGRVVEVYGPESSGKTTLTLHAVANAQRLGGQVAFIDAEHALDPEYARKLGVDIDNLILSQPDNGEQALEIVDMLIRSGALDLVVIDSVAALVPRAEIEGEMGDSHVGLQARLMSQALRKITGAMNQSKTTAIFINQLREKIGVMFGSPETTTGGRALKFYASVRLDIRRIETLKDGTDAVGNRTRVKVVKNKVAPPFKQAEFDILYGQGISREGGLIDMGVENGFVRKAGAWYTYEGDQLGQGKENARNFLKDNPDLANEIEKKILEKLGIGVRREAELGVEPASDAAGAGVADEAAKTVPAPAGGKAKTAKTAAAKS, encoded by the coding sequence ATGGCAGCAGGCAACGACCGCGAGAAGGCGCTGGACGCCGCTCTCGCCCAGATTGAACGGCAATTCGGCAAGGGCGCGGTGATGCGCCTGGGCGAGCGGCCCAACGAGCCCATCGAGGTCATCCCCACCGGGTCGACCGCCCTCGACGTCGCGCTCGGTGTCGGCGGTCTGCCGCGCGGCCGGGTGGTCGAGGTGTACGGGCCGGAGTCCTCCGGCAAGACGACGCTGACGCTGCACGCGGTGGCGAACGCGCAGCGGCTCGGCGGCCAGGTGGCCTTCATCGACGCCGAGCACGCACTCGACCCCGAGTACGCGAGGAAGCTCGGCGTCGACATCGACAACCTCATCCTGTCCCAGCCGGACAACGGCGAGCAGGCGCTGGAAATCGTCGACATGCTGATCCGTTCCGGCGCGCTCGACCTGGTCGTCATCGACTCCGTCGCGGCTCTGGTGCCGCGTGCGGAGATCGAGGGCGAGATGGGCGACTCGCACGTGGGTCTGCAGGCCCGGCTGATGAGCCAGGCGCTCCGCAAGATCACCGGCGCGATGAACCAGTCCAAGACCACCGCGATCTTCATCAACCAGCTCCGCGAGAAGATCGGCGTCATGTTCGGCTCCCCGGAGACCACCACGGGTGGCCGGGCGCTGAAGTTCTACGCGTCGGTACGGCTCGACATCCGCCGGATCGAGACGCTGAAGGACGGTACCGACGCGGTCGGCAACCGCACCCGGGTGAAGGTCGTCAAGAACAAGGTCGCGCCGCCCTTCAAGCAGGCCGAGTTCGACATCCTCTACGGCCAGGGCATCAGCCGCGAGGGCGGCCTGATCGACATGGGCGTGGAGAACGGCTTCGTACGCAAGGCGGGCGCCTGGTACACGTACGAGGGCGACCAGCTCGGGCAGGGCAAGGAGAACGCCCGGAACTTCCTGAAGGACAACCCCGATCTCGCCAATGAGATCGAGAAGAAGATCCTGGAGAAGCTGGGCATCGGTGTCAGGCGGGAGGCCGAGCTCGGAGTCGAGCCGGCCTCGGACGCCGCAGGCGCCGGTGTGGCCGACGAGGCAGCGAAGACGGTTCCCGCTCCGGCCGGCGGCAAGGCCAAGACGGCCAAGACCGCCGCGGCCAAGAGCTGA
- the recX gene encoding recombination regulator RecX: protein MVRRTEWPEATGSGGPGGSGAGDVAGQGDGGAGPGRQRSQQKRAQDQGSQKPQDPAEQARAICLRLLTGTARTRKQLAEALQKRDIPDEVSEEVLSRFEEVGLIDDAAFADAWVESRHRGRGLAKRALARELRTKGVDSGLIEEAVGQLDSEQEEETARELVTRRLRSTRGLDRDKRLRRLAGMLARKGYPEGMALRVVRQALEAEGEDLADLEHGGFQGDG from the coding sequence GTGGTCCGGAGAACCGAATGGCCGGAGGCCACCGGCTCCGGGGGGCCCGGGGGTTCCGGAGCCGGTGACGTAGCCGGCCAGGGGGACGGAGGAGCGGGACCGGGGCGGCAGCGGTCGCAGCAGAAGCGGGCCCAGGACCAGGGCTCGCAGAAGCCGCAGGATCCGGCGGAGCAGGCTCGGGCCATCTGCCTGCGCCTGCTCACCGGGACCGCGCGCACCCGTAAGCAACTGGCCGAAGCACTGCAAAAGCGGGATATCCCCGACGAGGTCTCCGAGGAAGTGCTGTCCCGCTTCGAAGAGGTCGGGCTCATCGACGACGCGGCTTTCGCGGATGCCTGGGTGGAGTCCCGCCACCGTGGGCGAGGGCTCGCCAAACGGGCGCTCGCGCGGGAGCTCCGTACGAAAGGCGTGGACTCCGGGCTCATCGAGGAGGCCGTCGGGCAGCTGGACTCCGAGCAGGAGGAGGAGACCGCCCGGGAACTGGTCACCCGCCGGCTCCGCTCCACACGGGGGCTGGACCGCGACAAACGGCTGCGCCGCCTTGCGGGCATGCTCGCCCGCAAGGGATACCCGGAGGGCATGGCCCTGCGGGTGGTGCGGCAGGCACTGGAGGCGGAAGGCGAGGACCTGGCAGACCTGGAACACGGGGGGTTTCAGGGCGACGGGTAG
- a CDS encoding rhodanese-like domain-containing protein — protein sequence MSDPDPLPEPVSVPEPLSVDELLERVRAELDRIGPREAFDAAAHGALLVDIRYAELRERDGLIPGALVVERNELEWRLDPQGSHRAPEATGHGLRTVVICNEGYASSLAAASLQQLGLYRATDLIGGFQAWRAAGLPVVAP from the coding sequence GTGTCAGATCCGGACCCCCTACCCGAACCGGTGTCCGTACCCGAACCGCTCTCCGTGGACGAGCTGTTGGAGAGGGTACGGGCGGAGCTCGACCGGATCGGGCCCCGGGAGGCTTTCGACGCCGCGGCGCACGGGGCGCTGCTGGTGGACATCCGGTACGCGGAACTGCGGGAGCGCGACGGGCTGATCCCCGGGGCGCTGGTCGTCGAACGCAACGAGCTGGAGTGGCGGCTCGATCCGCAGGGCAGCCACCGTGCGCCGGAGGCCACCGGCCACGGTCTGCGGACCGTGGTGATCTGCAATGAGGGCTATGCGTCGTCCCTCGCCGCGGCGTCCTTGCAACAGCTGGGCCTGTACCGGGCGACGGACCTCATCGGCGGCTTCCAGGCCTGGCGTGCGGCAGGCCTCCCGGTCGTCGCACCCTGA
- a CDS encoding cysteine dioxygenase, translated as MSLSAPLPAPAPARSAAPTASRLLDFVRRTAADSELIRSLPLDPEGRTWIRLDGPGGSEAWLIGWPPGTGTGWHDHGGSQGAFATAAGVLTEDSLAARLPTEGWKTLELADGVDRTRQLTQGDGRAFGAHHVHQVLNQSAAEHAVSVHAYYPPLPLMRRYSRSGPLLRLEQVEHPGEWE; from the coding sequence ATGTCTCTCTCCGCACCCCTCCCTGCCCCGGCGCCCGCGCGCTCCGCTGCGCCCACCGCGAGCCGGCTCCTCGACTTCGTACGCCGTACCGCCGCCGACTCCGAACTCATCCGCTCACTCCCGCTCGACCCCGAGGGCCGCACCTGGATCCGGCTGGACGGTCCGGGCGGGAGCGAGGCCTGGCTGATCGGCTGGCCCCCCGGCACCGGCACCGGCTGGCACGACCACGGCGGCTCCCAGGGCGCGTTCGCCACAGCGGCAGGCGTACTCACGGAGGACTCGCTGGCCGCACGGCTGCCCACCGAAGGATGGAAGACCCTCGAACTGGCCGACGGAGTCGACCGCACCCGGCAGCTGACGCAGGGCGACGGACGGGCCTTCGGCGCCCACCACGTCCACCAGGTGCTCAATCAGTCGGCCGCCGAGCATGCGGTCTCGGTGCATGCCTACTATCCGCCGCTGCCACTGATGCGCCGCTACAGCCGCAGCGGCCCCCTGCTGCGCCTGGAGCAGGTCGAGCACCCCGGGGAGTGGGAGTGA
- a CDS encoding putative leader peptide: MTDTDVRLWRRVHMDLVRYAGCVCRPSR; encoded by the coding sequence GTGACCGACACCGATGTGCGCCTGTGGCGGAGGGTCCATATGGACCTCGTCCGCTATGCGGGCTGCGTGTGTCGCCCGTCCCGCTGA
- a CDS encoding FAD-dependent monooxygenase, with protein sequence MDPVIIVGAGPVGLALALALAAQDVPSVVLDEGTGEDGPRPARTVVLRPETADFLGRLGCTTAPGETGRWAAWRSVRRSQLMQRVVFDEPGRGPAGSVAYDGRRIGGGIGGQGIGGPGTTGRRGEPVDIPDTSDPSGSFGPHEFRGSDETGGTGVVHGTGVVNGSEGPNGPDPAEGFGGPGPGGPSPFHLPQHALTRGLRAAVANREQVRLVTGSRVDTIEQDRGGVTVHTAGPQGTWWRGSHLVGCDGARSTVRKLLGIRFPGRTAVERHAVAALRAELPWPGEALLHRLPPWRTGGEEVTARPLPDDVWRIDWLLPPRAELVTPEALVARVRAALAGWCGGETPPYELIDTGVYTLHHRLARRWRVGRAFLAGDAAHLLGALGTQELDEGLRDAGNLAWKLAQTWHHGASELLLDSYQAERRTAVAARLRAADQSLPILRGGGGLRAYLPGRARGHDALLADGHLGSGALGAPPVYAHSPLAPPRTPSQTAVGTAAGAPVADVRVTAPDGTAVRLRERLGRGQLMVVLIAPGTGVWDRRHWVKAGVMPRLAAAVSALPVEAELLVAETYPGASAHTVLLVRPDGHLVAAFNGVRPAELYEAADAARGGAATAVREESTADVN encoded by the coding sequence GTGGACCCGGTGATCATCGTCGGCGCGGGCCCGGTCGGGCTCGCGCTGGCCCTGGCGCTCGCCGCGCAGGATGTCCCCTCCGTCGTGCTCGACGAGGGAACGGGCGAGGACGGACCGCGCCCCGCCCGCACCGTCGTACTGCGCCCGGAGACCGCCGACTTCCTGGGCCGGCTCGGCTGCACGACAGCCCCGGGTGAGACCGGGCGCTGGGCCGCCTGGCGGTCCGTCAGGCGGAGTCAGCTGATGCAGCGGGTCGTTTTCGACGAGCCCGGCCGGGGCCCCGCCGGTTCGGTGGCGTACGACGGCCGGAGGATCGGCGGCGGAATCGGCGGTCAGGGAATCGGCGGCCCCGGCACGACCGGTAGGCGGGGCGAGCCGGTCGACATTCCGGACACTTCAGACCCATCCGGCTCATTCGGTCCGCACGAGTTTCGCGGGTCCGACGAGACCGGTGGGACGGGTGTGGTCCACGGCACCGGTGTGGTCAATGGCTCCGAGGGGCCGAACGGGCCTGACCCGGCCGAGGGGTTCGGCGGACCCGGTCCGGGTGGGCCCTCCCCGTTCCATCTGCCGCAGCACGCCCTGACCCGTGGGCTGCGGGCCGCGGTGGCGAACCGGGAACAGGTGAGGCTGGTCACCGGCAGCCGGGTGGACACCATCGAACAGGACCGCGGCGGCGTCACCGTGCACACGGCAGGCCCGCAGGGCACCTGGTGGCGCGGCAGCCATCTGGTCGGCTGCGACGGAGCCCGGTCCACCGTCCGCAAACTGCTCGGCATCCGGTTTCCCGGCCGTACGGCGGTGGAGCGGCACGCGGTGGCCGCGCTGCGCGCCGAACTGCCCTGGCCCGGCGAGGCGTTGCTGCACCGGCTGCCGCCCTGGCGGACCGGCGGGGAAGAGGTGACGGCCCGTCCACTGCCGGACGACGTCTGGCGGATCGACTGGCTGCTGCCGCCGCGCGCCGAACTGGTCACCCCCGAGGCGCTGGTGGCGCGGGTCCGGGCCGCCCTGGCGGGCTGGTGCGGCGGCGAGACACCTCCGTACGAACTGATCGACACCGGCGTCTACACCCTGCACCACCGGCTGGCCAGGCGCTGGCGGGTGGGCCGGGCGTTCCTGGCCGGGGACGCCGCGCATCTGCTGGGCGCACTCGGTACCCAGGAGCTGGACGAGGGGCTGCGGGACGCCGGCAACCTCGCCTGGAAGCTGGCACAGACCTGGCACCACGGCGCCTCCGAGCTGCTGCTCGACAGCTACCAGGCGGAGCGCCGCACCGCTGTCGCCGCCCGGCTGCGCGCCGCTGACCAGTCGCTGCCGATACTGCGCGGCGGTGGTGGGCTGCGCGCGTATCTGCCCGGCAGGGCGCGCGGGCACGACGCCCTCCTCGCGGACGGCCATCTGGGCAGCGGCGCGCTGGGCGCGCCCCCGGTGTACGCCCACTCGCCCCTTGCGCCCCCGCGCACCCCCTCACAGACCGCGGTGGGGACCGCCGCCGGCGCTCCGGTCGCCGATGTACGGGTCACGGCGCCGGACGGTACGGCCGTAAGGCTGCGCGAACGCCTGGGACGCGGGCAGTTGATGGTGGTGCTGATCGCACCGGGTACGGGGGTGTGGGACCGGCGGCACTGGGTGAAGGCGGGTGTGATGCCGAGGCTGGCCGCCGCGGTGAGCGCGCTTCCGGTCGAGGCCGAACTCCTGGTCGCCGAGACCTATCCGGGCGCTTCGGCGCACACGGTGCTGCTGGTGCGTCCCGACGGACATCTGGTGGCGGCCTTCAACGGGGTACGTCCCGCCGAACTGTACGAAGCGGCCGACGCCGCACGGGGCGGGGCGGCGACGGCGGTCCGGGAGGAGAGCACCGCGGACGTCAATTGA
- a CDS encoding amino acid ABC transporter permease — translation MSASVLYDAPGPKAVVRNRIYSVLGSAAIVALIVVAVVRLSSKGDLDGGMWDIFNYSGIRTNIADAVVATLKAFALGAAGSLVLGVVLVVGRLSDHRPVRWLATAFIELFRSLPLLITIYAIWVGFLTDYSMWALALGLAVYNGCVQAEVLRAGINSVPKGQREAAYALGMRKSQVVAAVLMPQAVRAMLPTIISQLVVTLKDTSLGYIILYPELLATARLIASNTPVDGQYPYVSTIVVIGTIYLAMCLLLSALATWIEKRGRRAKTGIAVGPSAVPPEVNGSTDAVEDGKVGV, via the coding sequence ATGAGTGCCAGCGTGCTCTACGACGCACCCGGCCCCAAGGCCGTCGTACGCAACCGGATCTACTCGGTCCTCGGCAGTGCGGCCATCGTCGCGCTGATCGTCGTCGCCGTCGTACGTCTCTCCAGCAAGGGGGACCTCGACGGTGGCATGTGGGACATCTTCAACTACAGCGGCATCCGCACGAACATCGCCGACGCCGTGGTCGCCACGCTGAAGGCGTTCGCGCTGGGTGCGGCGGGTTCACTGGTCCTGGGTGTGGTGCTGGTCGTCGGCCGGCTCTCCGACCACCGCCCGGTGCGGTGGCTGGCGACCGCGTTCATCGAGCTGTTCCGTTCCCTCCCGCTGCTGATCACCATCTACGCGATCTGGGTCGGGTTCCTCACCGACTACTCGATGTGGGCGCTCGCGCTGGGTCTGGCGGTCTACAACGGCTGTGTGCAGGCCGAGGTGCTCAGGGCCGGCATCAACTCCGTACCGAAGGGGCAGCGCGAGGCCGCGTACGCCCTGGGTATGCGGAAGTCGCAGGTCGTGGCGGCAGTGCTGATGCCGCAGGCTGTCCGCGCGATGCTGCCGACCATCATCAGCCAGCTGGTCGTCACGCTGAAGGACACCTCGCTCGGCTACATCATTCTCTATCCGGAACTGCTCGCGACCGCACGGCTGATCGCCAGCAACACACCGGTCGACGGGCAGTACCCGTACGTCTCGACGATCGTCGTCATCGGCACCATCTATCTGGCGATGTGCCTGCTCCTCTCGGCCCTCGCCACCTGGATCGAGAAGCGCGGCCGCCGGGCGAAGACGGGGATCGCCGTGGGGCCCTCGGCCGTACCCCCGGAGGTCAACGGCTCGACCGACGCGGTCGAGGACGGCAAGGTCGGGGTCTGA
- a CDS encoding amino acid ABC transporter permease: MNVLFDHFSAFRDGFIGTLEITVISTVIACVLGIVIAGFRVSPVPPLRFFGTAWVTILRNTPLTLLFLVATFVVPEIFFPGMSPFLLASLALGFYTSSFICEAIRSGIGTVPLGQAEAARSLGLSFSQTLRMVVLPQATRTVIAPLSSIIIALTKNSAIAGAFSVTELFGWQKAMSDLGYGIVPIFIWVAIGYLIITFAISGIFRLVESRMEVAR; this comes from the coding sequence ATGAACGTACTTTTCGACCACTTTTCGGCGTTCCGCGACGGCTTCATAGGGACCCTGGAGATCACCGTCATCAGCACGGTCATCGCCTGCGTCCTCGGCATCGTCATCGCCGGCTTCCGGGTCTCACCCGTGCCTCCGCTCCGGTTCTTCGGGACGGCCTGGGTCACGATCCTGCGGAACACCCCACTGACCCTGCTCTTCCTCGTCGCCACCTTCGTGGTCCCCGAGATCTTCTTCCCGGGCATGAGCCCCTTCCTCCTGGCATCGCTCGCGCTCGGTTTCTACACCTCGTCGTTCATCTGTGAAGCCATCAGGTCCGGTATTGGCACGGTCCCGCTGGGCCAGGCCGAGGCGGCCCGCTCGCTCGGTCTGAGCTTCTCGCAGACCCTGCGGATGGTCGTGCTGCCGCAGGCCACCCGTACCGTCATCGCCCCGCTGAGCAGCATCATCATCGCGCTCACCAAGAATTCCGCCATCGCGGGTGCCTTCAGCGTCACCGAACTCTTCGGCTGGCAGAAGGCCATGAGCGATCTGGGGTACGGGATCGTCCCCATCTTCATCTGGGTCGCCATCGGCTACCTGATCATCACCTTCGCGATCAGCGGCATCTTCCGCCTCGTCGAGAGCCGTATGGAGGTCGCCCGATGA
- a CDS encoding glutamate ABC transporter substrate-binding protein: MKFRKSAAFATIAVLALTGTACGGKSGSAGDNGKAEPGAANAPKLPTYTVAKNVSLDSPTFKAAKKRGKLVIGAKADQPYLGFEDQSTKERSGFDVEVARMIAADLGFSKDQIEWKTVDSGIRETAISKGQVDYFVGTYSINDERKKLVGFAGPYYKAGASLLVRKDEKAITGPETLKGKKVCSIKGSTPLAEIEKPKYGAKTTELAKYSDCVQELLTKQVDAVTTDDAILKGYAAQNPKKLQVVGKPFTVEPYGIGMSKSDKALRDFMDSALEKHVKDGTYKKIYDATLGLSGSSYVAPPAVERY, from the coding sequence ATGAAGTTCCGTAAGTCCGCCGCCTTCGCGACGATCGCCGTGCTCGCTCTCACCGGGACCGCCTGCGGCGGCAAGTCGGGTTCGGCCGGCGACAACGGCAAGGCGGAGCCCGGCGCCGCCAACGCCCCCAAGCTCCCCACGTACACGGTCGCCAAGAACGTCTCCCTCGACTCCCCCACGTTCAAGGCTGCCAAGAAGCGCGGCAAGCTGGTCATCGGCGCGAAGGCCGACCAGCCGTACCTCGGCTTCGAGGACCAGTCGACCAAGGAGCGTTCCGGCTTCGACGTCGAGGTCGCCCGGATGATCGCCGCGGACCTGGGCTTCTCGAAGGACCAGATCGAGTGGAAGACCGTGGACTCCGGCATCCGTGAGACCGCCATCTCCAAGGGCCAGGTCGACTACTTCGTCGGTACGTACTCGATCAACGACGAGCGCAAGAAGCTCGTCGGATTCGCCGGCCCCTACTACAAGGCGGGCGCCTCGCTGCTCGTCCGCAAGGACGAGAAGGCCATCACGGGTCCGGAGACCCTGAAGGGCAAGAAGGTCTGCTCGATCAAGGGCTCCACCCCGCTCGCGGAGATCGAGAAGCCGAAGTACGGCGCGAAGACCACCGAGCTCGCCAAGTACTCCGACTGCGTACAGGAGCTGCTGACGAAGCAGGTCGACGCGGTCACCACCGACGACGCGATCCTCAAGGGATACGCGGCCCAGAACCCGAAGAAGCTCCAGGTGGTCGGCAAGCCGTTCACCGTGGAGCCGTACGGCATCGGTATGAGCAAGAGCGACAAGGCGCTGCGCGACTTCATGGACTCGGCCCTGGAGAAGCACGTCAAGGACGGCACGTACAAGAAGATCTACGACGCCACCCTTGGCCTGTCCGGCTCCTCGTACGTCGCACCGCCTGCCGTCGAGCGCTACTGA
- a CDS encoding amino acid ABC transporter ATP-binding protein, with amino-acid sequence MSGVPVTKSAESTENPLPVSDDLVVLSNVNKHFGALHVLQDIDLTIARGEVVVVIGPSGSGKSTLCRTINRLETVDSGAITIDGKPLPAEGRELARLRADVGMVFQSFNLFAHKTVLQNVMLGQIKVRKTDKTAAEEKARALLDRVGVGAQADKFPAQLSGGQQQRVAIARALAMDPKVMLFDEPTSALDPEMINEVLEVMQQLARDGMTMIVVTHEMGFARSAANRVVFMADGKIVEEAAPDQFFSNPRSDRAKDFLSKILHH; translated from the coding sequence ATGAGCGGAGTGCCAGTGACCAAGTCCGCCGAATCCACCGAAAATCCCTTGCCGGTGTCGGACGACCTGGTCGTACTGAGCAACGTCAACAAGCACTTCGGCGCGTTGCATGTGCTCCAGGACATCGACCTGACCATCGCCCGTGGCGAGGTCGTGGTCGTCATCGGACCCTCGGGGTCCGGCAAGTCCACACTGTGCCGCACCATCAACCGTCTGGAGACTGTCGACTCCGGCGCGATAACGATCGACGGAAAGCCCCTGCCCGCCGAGGGCCGGGAACTGGCCAGGCTGCGCGCCGACGTCGGCATGGTCTTCCAGTCGTTCAACCTCTTCGCGCACAAGACGGTTCTGCAGAACGTGATGCTCGGCCAGATCAAGGTGCGCAAGACCGATAAGACAGCCGCCGAGGAGAAGGCGCGTGCGCTGCTGGACCGGGTGGGCGTCGGCGCTCAGGCCGACAAGTTCCCCGCGCAGCTCTCCGGCGGCCAGCAGCAGCGCGTCGCGATCGCGCGGGCGCTGGCGATGGACCCCAAGGTCATGCTCTTCGACGAGCCGACCTCGGCGCTCGACCCCGAGATGATCAACGAGGTTCTTGAGGTCATGCAGCAGCTGGCTCGTGACGGTATGACGATGATCGTCGTCACCCACGAGATGGGCTTCGCACGCTCCGCGGCCAACCGGGTCGTCTTCATGGCCGACGGGAAGATCGTCGAAGAGGCCGCCCCGGACCAGTTCTTCAGCAACCCCCGCAGCGACCGCGCCAAGGACTTCCTGTCGAAGATCCTTCATCACTGA
- a CDS encoding response regulator transcription factor, whose translation MRLLLVEDDNHVAAALSAVLARHGFKVVHARNGEEALRSLLPDEQEPFGVILLDLGLPDLDGYEVCGKIRKRTATPVIMVTARADVRSRIHGLNLGADDYVVKPYDTGELLARIHAVSRRKSAGEDTGPVPAAALRVGSVEIQLPTRRVSVEGSEIQLTRKEFDLLALLAQRPGVVFRREQIISEVWQTSWEGTGRTLEVHVASLRSKLHLPALIETVRGVGYRLVVPA comes from the coding sequence ATGAGACTGCTGCTCGTCGAGGACGACAACCACGTGGCCGCCGCCCTGTCCGCCGTACTGGCAAGGCACGGCTTCAAAGTCGTGCACGCCCGTAACGGCGAGGAGGCGCTCCGGTCCCTCCTGCCGGACGAGCAGGAGCCCTTCGGGGTCATACTGCTCGACCTCGGGCTGCCCGATCTGGACGGTTACGAGGTCTGCGGCAAGATCCGCAAGCGCACGGCGACCCCGGTGATCATGGTGACGGCCCGGGCCGATGTGCGGTCCCGTATCCACGGGCTGAACCTCGGCGCCGACGACTACGTGGTCAAGCCCTATGACACGGGCGAGTTGCTCGCCCGGATCCACGCCGTCAGCCGGCGCAAGAGCGCCGGCGAGGACACCGGGCCGGTCCCGGCGGCCGCACTCAGGGTCGGTTCCGTCGAGATCCAGCTGCCCACCCGGCGGGTCAGCGTGGAGGGCAGCGAGATCCAGCTGACCCGCAAGGAGTTCGATCTGCTGGCGCTGCTCGCCCAGCGCCCCGGCGTCGTCTTCCGCCGGGAACAGATCATCAGCGAGGTCTGGCAGACCAGTTGGGAAGGGACCGGCCGCACCCTTGAGGTGCACGTCGCGTCACTGCGCTCCAAACTGCACCTGCCCGCCCTGATCGAGACGGTGCGCGGCGTCGGCTACCGCCTCGTCGTCCCGGCCTGA
- a CDS encoding sensor histidine kinase → MRARLLPLLIVLMAGVLLALGFPLALSVAAAAQQNVVVDRIDDTARMAEEAQFVTEIPASEQERHDTLQEELARYETVYGIRAGVFSRDRVAMAAAPQSWPVPAGGEGRIAFEDALAGRRSRDPAQIWPWQHGRLIVASPVVRNGDVIAVVVTDSPTDQMRSRTLRGWLLIAAGEAGAMLLAVGAAFRLTGWVLLPVRTLDAATHGIATGLMKSRVASGSGPPELRRLARSFNEMADNVEDVLEQQRAFVADASHQLRNPLAALLLRIELLAFELPEGNEEIASVRTEGKRLGQVLDDLLDLALAEHTAAELRLTDIAELAAERVSAWRPVAEGKGVRLTGGGAVAVTAWADPVALSSALDAVIDNALKFTPVGEEVRVEAASCGSCSRITVADGGPGLSQEELARIGDRFWRSGRHQNIKGSGLGLSISRALLTAGRGTISYEQNEPHGLRVTVTVPRTSPDA, encoded by the coding sequence GTGCGCGCCCGACTGCTTCCGCTGCTCATCGTCCTCATGGCCGGGGTGCTGCTCGCGCTCGGCTTCCCGCTCGCGCTGAGCGTGGCCGCCGCCGCGCAGCAGAACGTGGTGGTCGACCGGATCGACGACACCGCGCGGATGGCCGAGGAGGCGCAGTTCGTCACCGAGATACCGGCGAGCGAGCAGGAGCGGCACGACACGCTCCAGGAGGAACTCGCCCGCTACGAGACGGTGTACGGCATCCGGGCCGGTGTCTTCTCCCGTGACCGCGTCGCGATGGCCGCGGCCCCGCAGTCCTGGCCGGTACCGGCCGGCGGTGAGGGCCGGATCGCCTTCGAGGACGCGCTCGCGGGACGGCGCAGCCGGGACCCCGCGCAGATCTGGCCCTGGCAGCACGGGCGGCTGATCGTCGCGTCGCCCGTCGTCAGGAACGGCGACGTGATCGCGGTGGTGGTGACCGACTCGCCCACCGACCAGATGCGTTCCAGGACCCTACGCGGCTGGCTGCTCATCGCCGCGGGCGAGGCGGGGGCGATGCTGCTCGCGGTGGGCGCCGCTTTCCGGCTCACCGGCTGGGTGCTGCTTCCGGTGCGCACCCTGGACGCCGCCACCCACGGCATCGCCACCGGGCTGATGAAGTCACGGGTCGCCTCGGGCAGCGGTCCGCCGGAACTGCGCCGCCTGGCCCGGTCGTTCAACGAGATGGCCGACAACGTCGAGGACGTGCTCGAACAGCAGCGCGCCTTCGTCGCCGACGCATCGCACCAGTTGCGCAACCCGCTCGCCGCGCTGCTGCTGCGGATCGAACTGCTCGCCTTCGAACTCCCGGAGGGCAACGAGGAGATCGCCTCCGTGCGCACCGAGGGCAAGCGTCTCGGTCAGGTCCTCGACGACCTCCTCGACCTCGCGCTGGCCGAGCACACCGCCGCTGAGCTGCGGCTCACCGACATCGCCGAGCTGGCGGCCGAGCGGGTCTCGGCCTGGCGGCCGGTCGCGGAGGGAAAGGGCGTCCGGCTCACCGGGGGAGGCGCCGTGGCCGTCACCGCCTGGGCCGACCCCGTAGCCCTCTCCAGCGCCCTGGACGCGGTGATCGACAACGCGCTGAAGTTCACCCCTGTCGGGGAGGAGGTGCGCGTCGAGGCCGCCTCCTGCGGCTCCTGCTCGCGGATCACGGTCGCCGACGGCGGACCGGGCCTCAGCCAGGAAGAACTCGCCCGGATCGGCGACCGGTTCTGGCGCAGCGGCCGGCACCAGAACATCAAGGGCTCGGGCCTCGGCCTCTCCATCTCGCGTGCCCTGCTCACAGCGGGCCGCGGCACGATCTCGTACGAGCAGAACGAACCACACGGGCTCCGGGTGACCGTGACGGTGCCGCGGACGTCCCCGGACGCGTAG